The region CCGCCCAACCAGACCCCCAAGGCATAACCCATGCCCGCGCTGAGCAGCGTGCCGGTCAACGCATAGACGAATCCGGTCAGCGAACCAAACACCAGCACAGTGGCGACGATCAGCGCGGTGACGGGCACCATGAGCAGGCTGGCCACCACGAAAATAAGAACCAGCCACAGCGGCGCCAATGGCAGCCGGGCCACCGATTCGACCGCCGCGCGCATCCGTTCGGGCTCGAGCCATTCGCCCAGCGCGGTGAACCGCCATGCCAATCCCAGTGCCACGAGCGCCACGAGCGCCGCGCCGACCGCCAGGCGACGCGGCGTGACCGCGGAGGACGACTGCGGCTCCGCCGCGGCTGGAAACAGCTCCTGCACCAGCGCTTCGGGTTCGATCGGCCGCTCCGGATCACAGATCTCCTGGCGCGTCAGCCAGCCTTCCTCATAGGGCGGCAACTCGGGTTCCAGCGGACGCAGGCTCCGTCCCTCGCCCCGCAGCGCCTCGATCCCATGCCGCAAGCCACCGTGGTGTCGAATGGCGGCGTCCACCAGATCGGGCGTGGTATCGAGGTGCTCGGCCAGGAGCCGGTTGCGCAGCGCCCGGATCCCCGGCTGCGTCGCTGCCTCCTCGGGCGTCATCTCGATCGCCAGATCGCATTCGGTGTCGAGCCCCATAGAGCGGTTGTTGAGATTGGACGAGCCGATGTGGACGAAGCGATCGTCGATGATCATGAGCTTGCTGTGCAGACGGATGGACTGATCCAATCCGAGCCCGGGAATGTCCGCGTAATAGACTCCCAGGCGGTCATGCACATCCGCCTGGCGGATGTTCTGCAAAATGCGGATGCGCATCTGGTCCAGCGACTGCTGCGAGAGCCAGCCGTCGGTGTTGCGCGGCAGGACGATCACGACCTGCGGTCCATCCTGGGCCTGCAGACGCTCGGCCAATACGGCGGCGATGGCATCGACGGTCAGGTACTGGTTCTCGATATAGATGCTTTGCTGCGCCGCAGCGATGCTGTCGAGATAGAGCCGCTCGATCTCGCGGACTTCCGCCTGGGTTTCATATTGCGGACGCGTCCGGCTGATCGCCACCTGGACATCGGTCAACTCCGGCGTGATCCCCTCCAGCCACGGAAAGTCGGCCGGCCGGCCGACCGGCGGCTCATCTACCTCGATGTCTTCGCCGGTGGCCCGCTGCCATCGTTCCCGCGCCAGTTCACCCAGCGCTCCCGCCACAGGCCCGCTCACCATCATCTGAACGTCGTGATGGGGCCTGCCGCCCAATCCATCGGCTGCGCAGCGGCGCGGATCATCCACCCGGTGTGCGGAGGTATCCCAGCGGCCGCGCGCCGGGTCGATCCCGCCGACGAAAGCCAGGCCATCATCGATCACCACGACCTTTTCGTGGTGCGCGGCGCCCAGCGGACAAAAGCCGTCCAGGCGAAAACGGACGCGCTCATGCGTACTCCAATCCAGCTTGTAGCGAATCAGCCGCTCCCGCCCGCGCCCCAACAACAGGGAATAGTCCCAGTTCAGCATGAACACGCGCAGATTGGGCTGCCGCACCGCCAACCCATTGAGCAGATCTCGCAGCGGTGGACAGGATTCCACGCCGTCCTCCGATTCGGCGGGAACCAGGCACAGACTGCTGTAGATATCCCAGCTCAGTAGAAACACCGTCTCGCGGGCCTGCCGCAAGCCGGAATTCAAAGCCGAGAAATAGTCCTGCCCGTCGATCAGGAACGCCACCCGTTCGGCTGCTTCCAGCCGCCAGCAGTTTCGTCCCGGTTCCAAAATACGCTTGAACGTCATGCCGGTTCCTCATTCGCGAGCCGATACCCCCGATCGGAAGTCGAGGGGCGCATGACAGACCATTTCAGACAGCGACGGTTCTGTAAAGTGAGACCGGCAGCGCGCTCACCCCGCCCGGCCATCGAGGCGCGGACGGAACAGCATGGGTGCATAACACCCGATGAACAGCAGGAAACCGGCACACCAGAACCCGGCCGATACGGCCACGGCGAAACGCGGCGCGGGGCCGATCAGGGCCACACGGACGCCGGCGGACAGCGCCACGAACAGAAAGGCAATCGTCATCAGTCCAGGCGGGGAGAGCGGGCGGGCCGTGTGGCCAAGGCTCACGCGCGCCATCATGGCGAGAATCAGACCACCTACACCGCCGATGGTGAAGGCATGCAGCGCCGCGCCCCCATTGGCCAGAAGCCCCGCATGCCAGGCCGTGAGTCCCCCCAGGGCCACCACCAGCCAGAGGTGGCCGAGATGCAGCGACCACAGCAAGGGCACACGCAAGATCCCCGGATGGAACCAGCGTGCAGCGCGCCAGCCATGCACAGCGGTGATCACACCGAACAGCGGCACCCAACGCGGATCGGGGGCCAGCGCGATTCCCTGCGCCGCCAGAATCGCGAGCAGCAGCAGGCTGACGATCGCGCTGCGCGGCAACCACGGCGCTTCGGACACCGGCGCCGCAAGTCCCAACCCGTTTGCGGTAAACGCGGGAATGATACGCCCGCCGATCAGAACGATGACCGCGCCGATGAGCCACAACGCCGCCCAGGCCGCCTGGCGCAGCAAGACGAAGTCCTGTTGGAGCTGGGCAATCGAGGCCATCGCATCGGCCATGGCGAGCAAGACCAGCAACCCAACCAGGGGGTAGTTGCGACGCTGGTGAACACGCCTGAGCTGCCACGCCACCCGAACCGCCACCGCCGGCAGGAACAACAGCTCCGCCGCCATCGCCCAGGCCACCGGAATGGCCGGCCACAACCAAGCGATGCGTGCCGCGACCCACAGGCCGAACAGGCCCATGAGCGGCGCGCCGCGCAGACCGGGCGACCCGGTCCAGTTCTGTACCGCCGTCAGAACGAACCCGGCGATCACCGCACACGCAAAGCCGAAGGGCATCTCGCGCAGATGCCACGCCAACCAGCCCCCACGCGGCGCGAAATCGCCCAGCCAATCGAGATAAGCCGCCGCCCACAGCGCCGCCCCCAACGCGGCAAACGCCGCCGCGCCAAGGAAAAAAGGCCGAAAACCCAGCGCGAACAATGGAATCGCCGCGGATCGATCGGAATCTTGCATCATTTCAGGTCTGCCTCCTCGCGCGCCATTCGGCCCATTGTGCGACCGGGCACCGGCAGCTGAACTGATCCGGAACAGCAATCGGGTTGCGCGGACGCGGCGCGTTGGCCGCCCGACCGGCGGCGCCAACCCACCCGTTCTCGAGCCCCCCTCAGCTGCCCGTGTCGGACCAGACGCCGAATTCGTTTCCGCTGGGCTCGGCAAAGTGGAAACGCCGGCCACCGGGAAACACGAACACGGGCTTGGTGATCCGGCCGCCACAAGACCGGACCTTGGCCAGCGTCTCTTCGAGGTGCGCACTGTAGAACACCAGCAAGGCGCCACCATCCTCGACGGTCGACTTCAATGCGCCGCGGTAGAATCCGCCATCGATGCCCTGATCCGAAAAGGCCGCGTAATCGGGCCCGTAATCCACGAAAGACCAGCCGAATGCCGCCTCGAAGAACGCTTTGGTCTTCAACAGATCATGGGCGCAAAACTCGACATAGTTCAGCTTTTCGTGCGCGTTCATCCGCCTGCCTCCTTGAATCGGGACCCTGGAAAAAGCGGTGCGCGCCGATCGGCTTTCACCGCCCCCTGTTGCGCTGAACCGCTTACACGTCCACCTTGAAGCCCAAATCGACATCGCAGCCAGCCTGGCCGCCGCGTATTCCCCAGTTCTCGCGCGGAATTTCGCGGAGCAGGATTTTAACGTGGTCCCTGGGAATGCCCAGCGGCGCCAGGCCATCGACGATCGTCCGATAAAGTGCGCGCTTGGCATCGAGCGAGCGACCGGCGAAGGCATCGATGCTGATGTGCGTATAGCGCTCGGGATAGTTCCGACCGGGCGGACAGGCAAAGCGATGAGGCGCATGGACCATCAGCCGAACGTTCCGGTCGGTCGTCTTGATCTGAAACGCTTCGCACAGCGCGGTGTGAACGGCCGCCATCAAGGCAATCTCCTGATCCGGGGTGTACTGCTTTCGGACCTCGATCAGCACGCTGGGCATGCGGGTTCCCTCCGATCCGCCGGGCTGAGCCGGACGCACATTGGGGTGACGGGCCGTTCGGCCCAGGCCGGATCTGGGGCGCAGCGCCGGACATCGGCCAGCGCGCCTTGCTCCCGCAGTCGCGTCAAAACCAACCTGTCTTTCGCCGCCGCCGGGAAACGCGACTCAACCCCAGCGCACCCAGAAGGCCCCGGGTCAGCTCGCGTGCCACTGTGCGGCCAATCTGTCGCGTCGTCGTGCTGTTGAGCACGCGATCGAGCATGCCGGCTTCGGCCTTACCGCGGGCGCGGGGCCGCACCGCTTCCTGGGGTTCGGCTTCGGGGCGCTGCTGAACTGCCTGGATTTTCTCCGTCAGGATTTCGTAGGCGCTTTCCCGGTCGATGGATTGATTGTATTCCGCTGCCAGCGCCGAGCGCGCCACGAGCTGCTCGATCTCCACCGGCGTCAGGATGTCCATGCGCGACTCGGGCGCTCGCATGAGCGTGTGCACCAAGGGCGTGGGAATGCCCTTTTCGTTCAACACGCTGACCAGAGCTTCGCCGATGCCCAAGGCGGTCAGCAGCGTTTCGGTCTCATACCATCGGGTGATCGGGTAGTTTTCCGCGGCAAGCTTGATGGCCTTGCGGTCCCGGGCGGTAAAGGCCCGGAGCGCATGCTGCACCTTCAAGCCGAGCTGGGACAGCACACTCTCGGGCAGA is a window of Candidatus Macondimonas diazotrophica DNA encoding:
- a CDS encoding VTT domain-containing protein: MTFKRILEPGRNCWRLEAAERVAFLIDGQDYFSALNSGLRQARETVFLLSWDIYSSLCLVPAESEDGVESCPPLRDLLNGLAVRQPNLRVFMLNWDYSLLLGRGRERLIRYKLDWSTHERVRFRLDGFCPLGAAHHEKVVVIDDGLAFVGGIDPARGRWDTSAHRVDDPRRCAADGLGGRPHHDVQMMVSGPVAGALGELARERWQRATGEDIEVDEPPVGRPADFPWLEGITPELTDVQVAISRTRPQYETQAEVREIERLYLDSIAAAQQSIYIENQYLTVDAIAAVLAERLQAQDGPQVVIVLPRNTDGWLSQQSLDQMRIRILQNIRQADVHDRLGVYYADIPGLGLDQSIRLHSKLMIIDDRFVHIGSSNLNNRSMGLDTECDLAIEMTPEEAATQPGIRALRNRLLAEHLDTTPDLVDAAIRHHGGLRHGIEALRGEGRSLRPLEPELPPYEEGWLTRQEICDPERPIEPEALVQELFPAAAEPQSSSAVTPRRLAVGAALVALVALGLAWRFTALGEWLEPERMRAAVESVARLPLAPLWLVLIFVVASLLMVPVTALIVATVLVFGSLTGFVYALTGTLLSAGMGYALGVWLGGRGRWPIAHDRIEAIAQRITRNGVMAVATVRIVPVAPFAVINLVAGSVRIRWRDYLLGTVIGMGPGIAALAFFTDRLRASLRNPDGATLLTLAASALVLLGVGWGLNHWVKRVRGTRDLTDR
- a CDS encoding NnrS family protein → MMQDSDRSAAIPLFALGFRPFFLGAAAFAALGAALWAAAYLDWLGDFAPRGGWLAWHLREMPFGFACAVIAGFVLTAVQNWTGSPGLRGAPLMGLFGLWVAARIAWLWPAIPVAWAMAAELLFLPAVAVRVAWQLRRVHQRRNYPLVGLLVLLAMADAMASIAQLQQDFVLLRQAAWAALWLIGAVIVLIGGRIIPAFTANGLGLAAPVSEAPWLPRSAIVSLLLLAILAAQGIALAPDPRWVPLFGVITAVHGWRAARWFHPGILRVPLLWSLHLGHLWLVVALGGLTAWHAGLLANGGAALHAFTIGGVGGLILAMMARVSLGHTARPLSPPGLMTIAFLFVALSAGVRVALIGPAPRFAVAVSAGFWCAGFLLFIGCYAPMLFRPRLDGRAG
- a CDS encoding VOC family protein; this encodes MNAHEKLNYVEFCAHDLLKTKAFFEAAFGWSFVDYGPDYAAFSDQGIDGGFYRGALKSTVEDGGALLVFYSAHLEETLAKVRSCGGRITKPVFVFPGGRRFHFAEPSGNEFGVWSDTGS
- a CDS encoding tautomerase family protein, with amino-acid sequence MPSVLIEVRKQYTPDQEIALMAAVHTALCEAFQIKTTDRNVRLMVHAPHRFACPPGRNYPERYTHISIDAFAGRSLDAKRALYRTIVDGLAPLGIPRDHVKILLREIPRENWGIRGGQAGCDVDLGFKVDV